AAATCCTTGATTTCATTACTAAAGTTGAATATTTGCATGAAGTTGTCTTTGAGTTTAATTAGATTCTTAAGATCTATAGATGTGATCTTGCtgtattttttaggaattttaatTGATAAATTGAATTTTTTTGTAAAAATGGCTGCTTTAATGTTTTCTTAACACTTCCTGCACTACTTAAGAGAATATTAATTTTAAGTGCTGCAGAAATGTCCTTAAACGAGCAGGCTGAGTTAAGAATCTGTCTTATGTGATGTATTGACATGTTTCTGTTATAGTATTAATAAGAATGGTATGCTGATTCTAAACTTAAAGTATAACTTCTGGTGTATTTTAAAGCTATAAGAAAATCATGATTGGGCTTGTGATGTTAATATTACCCCCCTACTGGGGTTATTTGTCCTTGGGTTGAAGGGTTGGAAATCGTGCCAAATGGGATAACATTGCCGGTGGACTTCCAGGGGAGGAGTACGGGGGAGGCCTTCGTGCAGTTTGCTTCACAGGAAATAGCTGAAAAGGCtctaaagaaacacaaggaaagaATAGGGCACAGGTGGGGATGGATGGTTGGTTGGATATGTCGCTCTTCTTATGGTAAACTGTAATTAAATCCATATTCTCTCTTCTCAAGTGCTCACCTCACTATGTAATATGCCCTACTAACATCTCCAATTTAATCATAAATGTTATGCTTTTtttagttttgtattttttttgcaaATATGCAGACTGGATAAAATACTAGTTCTGCTGTTCTTCCCTGAATAACTCAAGGCTGTTAAATAGCTAAACTGTTCAGAATTAAAGTTGAGAGACTATGGCTTTAAATTTCTCTAATAGCACCAATTATGCCTCTAGCTCTAAAGACACCTAGCATCTTATTACCATAAGAAAATGTGATTTCTAAACTTGTTCTATACATTGATGTAACATTTTCTTGTATAATTTTTCACTTAAGTATAATTTCCAAAAATGTCACaaagggtttttttctgttttgtgacTTATTAATTGGAGCATGCACTTTATGCCTATGCTAACTTGCCATGCAAATGCATAGGAAGGGCTAGTGAGCACACAAAGCTTTTGGAGTGTATTGATGGGTTAAATTTCTGGCGGAGGCTGGTTTTATAACCCTCCATGTGTATATTGCCATATGAGCAAAATGTGGGTGCTGTTGAGTGGACATGTTTCCCTCCAGAGTGTTCTGATGAATCAGAAGCTACATTAGTTTGCTCTCCCTAGCCCTTAAGGTCGGGATATCTTAATGAGCACACAAGTCCTCACCTATTTTATTGTATTCGCCTTGGAATATCTGACTGTAAAGTAAAATTCTGGCTTAAAATTGCCAATTCCAAGGCTATGGTTTAGAATGTATTGTGTGTCTAGTGTGCAAGCTTAAAAAATACTCAACTAGCTTTGTGTAAACCTTCTAGGTACATTGAAATTTTCAAGAGTAGCAGAGCAGAAGTGCGCACCCACTATGATCCTCCTCGCAAACTAATGGCCATGCGACCAGGTCCATATGACCGGCCTGGTGTGGGAAGAGGCTATAACAGCCTTGGTAGAGGAAGTGGTTTTGAAAGAATGAGACGTGGCGCTTATGGTGGAGGTAAGTGTGCAGTGTTTTTTTTCCAACTTTCGAAACATGTTCCTGTAGCAAGTATACTATAAGTTTCACTTCAATGTGCATTGGTTTTCAGGCTATGGTGGCTATGATGACTACAATGGGTATAATGATGGCTATGGCTTTGGATCTGATAGATTTGGAAGAGGTAAGGATTCTTAATTGGGGCAAATGATGCAATGCTTTCTACATTCAAAAGATTTAGAATGGACTCTGCTTTCCACAGGGATGTCAGATCACAGATATGGTGATGGATCTTCCACTTTCCAAAGCACAACTGGTCATTGTGTACACATGAGAGGATTACCTTACAGAGCTACAGAGAATGACATTTACAATGTAAGTAAGACTATCTTGGCTTCCATATTTTTGGTAGACTTGACTGTTCCAAAGTTTTTAAAGAGAACAAAGAGTGAGAAATGTCATATGAATTAATGTCTGTCTTACGTTCTCTTATCTAGTTTTTCTCGCCTCTTAATCCTGTACGAGTGCACATTGAAATTGGACCTGATGGCCGGGTAACAGGAGAGGCAGATGTTGAATTTGCTACACATGAGGACGCTGTTGCTGCAATGTCCAAAGATAAAGCAAATATGCGTAAGTCAAGCTGCTgcataacaaacaaaataaatttaTCTAGTCTTTCCTGTAAACACTGCTGGGGAGACAGTAAGTACTTGCTATCATTTGGCATTTAATAGCGTTCAGTATTTATCTTAAGGAACCTACATATATTGTACAAGAACTTGATTAACTCAAACTGGCCTTTAGTGTGCGTGTGTTCAGAGTATTACTACCTTTTTGTTTCCTTAGAGCATCGATATGTAGAACTTTTCCTGAATTCTACAGCTGGAGGAACTGGTGGTGCATATGGCAGTCAAATGATGGGAGCAATGGGTATGTATAAGCAATTCAGTTTAAGTGCTGACATCTAGCAAAGCTTCATAACTATACAGCACATGCTTATTCTAAGTGTCCTAAAACTGAAATTCAACACTTTTTGTCTTAATTGCAGTCAAGGAAACGGAAGGGGTAGTTCAAGATTGGAACACTAACACATTGGCAGGTATATACACTTTCCAACCATTAGGCTATTCAAATGAATCTATGAGTGGTAGCTCGAGTGGTTTACAGGGTGGCAGTGATGGTTCTTTTGTAGCAGTATTTTTAAACGGGGGAGGGGGATTGAGGTGATGGGAATAAGGGTGGTATTACATTTTTGTAATTATTGCAACAGTGGTCATGGCTACTGTTAAGTAACTGGCCCAAAACTTGTTCTACACTAGTGAAAGTCACAGATGGAAGTAAAAACTGCAGAGATTTTGGCTTACTACTTTAAACTGCTTGTTTTCAAAGTGGTGTGCTGTGTATGCGCGTGCACACATGTACTGCTTTTATTGCAGTTCTCAGAATGGCATACTCAACCGCAAAAAAGTATTTCAGAGATGTTGAAATAGGTCTGTAATCAACCATATCCCATGTGTAATTGTTTGTAGAAAGCTCTTTGGGATGGAGTATGTTAACAGAACTTCAATAGTTGATTTGGAAAGCTGACCTTTTTTACAAGTTAGCGTCTCTCCAAACAACTGTTGCATGAGTTCTGAATTGACATAAAGAGGCTGTGCAAGCACCAAACATCTAGTTTCATAATGCTACTTAAGATTCATTTAAAGTATTGTGAGCCATCCTGAGTAGTAGTGTTCTTGGATGTGCAGGgcataaaattttttaaataagtaTTCACCAAATCCAAAACCTTTCATGAATTCTGATTGCAACAAATAAACATGGCATTCCTTTTAATCATATAACTGCAAAATTAATACCAAAAGAACAGGTAATTGGAACAATGATCTTTCCCTAGCTACAAAAGGAGAATTTGGAAGAATCTGCACATTCTTTAAACTGCATATCTTAACTCTTAAGAGCAGATCTTTCCTTTAGGTAGCATCTAGACACTCTCTGTAAAGGTGGTAGTAGTCAAGGTCTTAACATGTATATCCTTAACTTGAAAGGAAGCCAATCCAGTTATGGTGGTCCAGCTAACCAGCAGTTGAGTGGGGGTTATGGAGGAGGCTATGGTGGTCAAAGCAGCATGAGTGGCTATGGTAAGATTGTTTTTGTTGATCTTAAACTGGTGTGTTAATTGGCTAGCCATCTTATTCAGGGATTATAGCTTTGGCAAACAATTTCATTGTCAAAGTTCAGGAAACGACGTTCTAAATCTAGAGGAGCAAAGGAATGAACAGTCCCTTGATTACCACTGATCAAGCATAGACTTAATAAACTAGATTGTGCCTGTACAGTAAAGCTGTATTGGAAATCAGTACTAAAAATGGGTGGTTAGAGCTGAACCCAGTCTTTATGGAGCTAGTTCAGTGTGTCATAGTATGAAAAGTGCTGATGTGTGTTTCCCTCTGTATTAGAATGAGGACAGAAAGTTGTTTCAGGATTTACTTCACAAAAAATCTGGGGAAAATGTTCGCAGTGAGCTTTATAGACTTTGTAATATGCAGTTACATAGAAGGCAATTTTGTCTTTTTAATTACTATTCAAATTATGCAAGATGGAATAATGAGGGTGGGTGAGAAAGCAGTTAATGTGATGACATTGCTGTGAAAGTTGTGTATTTCTGTATTAAATTATCTTAATTTTGTTCATTAGGTAACCAGAGTGCAATGAACAGCAGCTACTACAGTAGTGGCAATCGTGCATCCATGGGAGTTAACGGAATGGCTGGCATGTCTAACATGTCCAACATGAGTGGTGGCTGGGGAATGTAACTGGTCACCTAACTTTTGGTCAACcttttttaagaaaataaaacaaaaaactaagTTTAACAGTTTTGCAATACAAGCTTGTGATTTATGCTTTACTTGTAAGTGAAATCAGGATCATTTAAAAACATCTGGGTTCAGTATTTTTAAATATGCTGAAACATTCATTTAGGGTGTAACAGTCAAGTAAAGAATTTCCTGTTAAAACAACTTTCAGCTTTTTTCCAGTTTTTGTTGTAGGAGTGTATTTGAGCAGTAAGTGTATTTAGGTTAAATCTGTTTCAATTATGTTAAGTGTTGCTCTTATACCATATAACACCAAACCGTTTTCAGTGCATGTTCAGGAACATGCTTTTTTGTACAAATAAAGATATAGGAGCTGTGTTGGAAACTCAAAAGTGAACATTTGGCATGTTAGTTCTAGTTTTTTCTTTTAATATCCTTGTAAGGCACGTTTAAGCTTTTAAGTTTATGGGGAAACGTGAGATGCAATACAGCTACCTTTAGGATTTTGGTCTTGGTGTTCGTATGAAATTTGAGGCCTTGGTTTAATCTCATTGTATTGTGATTTATTTTTAGATGTATTGCGCTAAGTGAAACTTGTTAAataaaaattccttttaaaaactaaCTTCTCTTGATTTGAGTGACAAGTAATAATTCTGATGTACTTTCTCCACCAATTTAATAGTTGTATCTACTAATGCATCTGAGCTTGTTCGTAACCTATGAAAAGGCACTTGATCCAGAGTACAAATTCAGTTTCTTTTCGGAGAATGCCGGCAAACCATCTTTGCTCAGCATAGTTTTTTGCATTGGGGAAAAACTGGTGTGTTAATCATTCCTTCAGTTTAGATTTAGGGATCCTACAAGTGCAGCTTTCGAATGAAGCAAGTCAAAGGCAGTCCACTTGGATTAGGCTGCTGTATTATGTCCCTTGTGTTGAGCAGGCATTCTGTTTATTAAAATAAAGCCCCTTGTTTATTTCTTCTCCCTGCTGTCTAGTCACTAGAAACAAGCTGTGGTGAAAGCTGTTCTGGTGGCTTCCTGTAAGCCTCCCAGAAGTCTTGAGTTAAACATTATGATTTCAAAGGAGAAGCAGAGGTCAGTTTAAATGTATGGAACCAGCTTAATCTATTAGTGCCCACAGCTTAGCCAGTATTCTGTCAAGTGGACACCATCAgacattaagaacagccctgctggatcaggcccaaggcccatccagtttcacacagtgggctaccagatgcctcagaagcccacaggtaagaggtgagagcatgcctgCAACTGAtttttagaggtatcttgcctctgaggctagccTATCGTCAACAGACttgtagtcactgatagacctgtcctccatgaacttgtctaagctctcttttaaagccatccaagttagcggccatcacatcctgtgacagaactcaaattatgtgctgtgtgaaaaagtacttttgtttgtcctaaatttcctggttgtcatgggatgacccttggttctagtgttgagggAGGGCGAAAAGGTCTGTctactctctactccatgcataattttatatacctctatcatgtcttaaaacagttaaaatatataaaatatatataaaaaccagattaaaactaggtactaaaagccaggccaaacagatgggtctttaaggctctcctgaaggtctccaaAGAAGATAATCCAGAGAAgtcacagggagcacattctacaacctaggggtgacaactgagaaggctcaaTCCCAGTTTACCACCAGATGAATTGGTGGCATCCAAAGACAGACCCATCCTGATGGATCTTAAAGTGATGTCATGTATCTCAGcctagtcatgtatctctcagcctaacctacctcacagggttgttgtgaggataaacaaccatgtacagtttccccaacctgcagccctccaggtgttactgaactacaactctcagcatacccagctacaataaattgtggctagggatgctgagagttgtagttcagcaacatctggagggttgcAGAGGTATAAATGTGTGGTGGTgtcttttaaaagggggttatTGTAGAGAGTCACTCTCTCAACAAGTAAtgcagacctaagccattcagggctttaaaggtggctTGGACTTACCACTTCTGTATCAATGGCTTTCTTGTATTACAGTGAGGAATATTCAATAGCTGAGAAGTTTTAAAATTCATTTCCAGTATTGGTGGGATATCAAATACACACCTTACATTTGTAAGGTGACAATTCTACAGTACTTCAacacccagttttcagttgtagcTCCCAATGTCCCAAAAGGATCATTAAATGAACATCTGAATGGAGAACATGATCTCTGGTATAGCTGTAGCCCA
Above is a window of Hemicordylus capensis ecotype Gifberg chromosome 2, rHemCap1.1.pri, whole genome shotgun sequence DNA encoding:
- the HNRNPH1 gene encoding heterogeneous nuclear ribonucleoprotein H isoform X4 produces the protein MRALSSFATTPRRTLEAATEGETESTLPSGMMLNTEGGEGYVVKVRGLPWSCSADEVQRFFSECKILNGSSGVRFIYTREGRPSGEAFVELETEEDVKLALKKDRETMGHRYVEVFKSNNVEMDWVLKHTGPNSPDTANDGFVRLRGLPFGCSKEEIVQFFSGLEIVPNGITLPVDFQGRSTGEAFVQFASQEIAEKALKKHKERIGHRYIEIFKSSRAEVRTHYDPPRKLMAMRPGPYDRPGVGRGYNSLGRGSGFERMRRGAYGGGYGGYDDYNGYNDGYGFGSDRFGREWTLLSTGMSDHRYGDGSSTFQSTTGHCVHMRGLPYRATENDIYNFFSPLNPVRVHIEIGPDGRVTGEADVEFATHEDAVAAMSKDKANMQHRYVELFLNSTAGGTGGAYGSQMMGAMVKETEGVVQDWNTNTLAGSQSSYGGPANQQLSGGYGGGYGGQSSMSGYGNQSAMNSSYYSSGNRASMGVNGMAGMSNMSNMSGGWGM
- the HNRNPH1 gene encoding heterogeneous nuclear ribonucleoprotein H isoform X8 encodes the protein MSTEGETESTLPSGMMLNTEGGEGYVVKVRGLPWSCSADEVQRFFSECKILNGSSGVRFIYTREGRPSGEAFVELETEEDVKLALKKDRETMGHRYVEVFKSNNVEMDWVLKHTGPNSPDTANDGFVRLRGLPFGCSKEEIVQFFSGLEIVPNGITLPVDFQGRSTGEAFVQFASQEIAEKALKKHKERIGHRYIEIFKSSRAEVRTHYDPPRKLMAMRPGPYDRPGVGRGYNSLGRGSGFERMRRGAYGGGYGGYDDYNGYNDGYGFGSDRFGREWTLLSTGMSDHRYGDGSSTFQSTTGHCVHMRGLPYRATENDIYNFFSPLNPVRVHIEIGPDGRVTGEADVEFATHEDAVAAMSKDKANMQHRYVELFLNSTAGGTGGAYGSQMMGAMVKETEGVVQDWNTNTLAGSQSSYGGPANQQLSGGYGGGYGGQSSMSGYGNQSAMNSSYYSSGNRASMGVNGMAGMSNMSNMSGGWGM
- the HNRNPH1 gene encoding heterogeneous nuclear ribonucleoprotein H isoform X2, producing the protein MSQAYKWGKELFIEAKSSCEEACAPLDRFAASILSLTADNNSRGKNRPAVMDPCHSEETGPEIPGLEGETESTLPSGMMLNTEGGEGYVVKVRGLPWSCSADEVQRFFSECKILNGSSGVRFIYTREGRPSGEAFVELETEEDVKLALKKDRETMGHRYVEVFKSNNVEMDWVLKHTGPNSPDTANDGFVRLRGLPFGCSKEEIVQFFSGLEIVPNGITLPVDFQGRSTGEAFVQFASQEIAEKALKKHKERIGHRYIEIFKSSRAEVRTHYDPPRKLMAMRPGPYDRPGVGRGYNSLGRGSGFERMRRGAYGGGYGGYDDYNGYNDGYGFGSDRFGREWTLLSTGMSDHRYGDGSSTFQSTTGHCVHMRGLPYRATENDIYNFFSPLNPVRVHIEIGPDGRVTGEADVEFATHEDAVAAMSKDKANMQHRYVELFLNSTAGGTGGAYGSQMMGAMVKETEGVVQDWNTNTLAGSQSSYGGPANQQLSGGYGGGYGGQSSMSGYGNQSAMNSSYYSSGNRASMGVNGMAGMSNMSNMSGGWGM
- the HNRNPH1 gene encoding heterogeneous nuclear ribonucleoprotein H isoform X1; this translates as MSQAYKWGKELFIEAKSSCEEACAPLDRFAASILSLTADNNSRGKNRPAVMDPCHSEETGPEIPGLATEGETESTLPSGMMLNTEGGEGYVVKVRGLPWSCSADEVQRFFSECKILNGSSGVRFIYTREGRPSGEAFVELETEEDVKLALKKDRETMGHRYVEVFKSNNVEMDWVLKHTGPNSPDTANDGFVRLRGLPFGCSKEEIVQFFSGLEIVPNGITLPVDFQGRSTGEAFVQFASQEIAEKALKKHKERIGHRYIEIFKSSRAEVRTHYDPPRKLMAMRPGPYDRPGVGRGYNSLGRGSGFERMRRGAYGGGYGGYDDYNGYNDGYGFGSDRFGREWTLLSTGMSDHRYGDGSSTFQSTTGHCVHMRGLPYRATENDIYNFFSPLNPVRVHIEIGPDGRVTGEADVEFATHEDAVAAMSKDKANMQHRYVELFLNSTAGGTGGAYGSQMMGAMVKETEGVVQDWNTNTLAGSQSSYGGPANQQLSGGYGGGYGGQSSMSGYGNQSAMNSSYYSSGNRASMGVNGMAGMSNMSNMSGGWGM
- the HNRNPH1 gene encoding heterogeneous nuclear ribonucleoprotein H isoform X3, which codes for MSQAYKWGKELFIEAKSSCEEACAPLDRFAASILSLTADNNSRGKNRPAVMDPCHSEETGPEIPGLATEGETESTLPSGMMLNTEGGEGYVVKVRGLPWSCSADEVQRFFSECKILNGSSGVRFIYTREGRPSGEAFVELETEEDVKLALKKDRETMGHRYVEVFKSNNVEMDWVLKHTGPNSPDTANDGFVRLRGLPFGCSKEEIVQFFSGLEIVPNGITLPVDFQGRSTGEAFVQFASQEIAEKALKKHKERIGHRYIEIFKSSRAEVRTHYDPPRKLMAMRPGPYDRPGVGRGYNSLGRGSGFERMRRGAYGGGYGGYDDYNGYNDGYGFGSDRFGRGMSDHRYGDGSSTFQSTTGHCVHMRGLPYRATENDIYNFFSPLNPVRVHIEIGPDGRVTGEADVEFATHEDAVAAMSKDKANMQHRYVELFLNSTAGGTGGAYGSQMMGAMVKETEGVVQDWNTNTLAGSQSSYGGPANQQLSGGYGGGYGGQSSMSGYGNQSAMNSSYYSSGNRASMGVNGMAGMSNMSNMSGGWGM
- the HNRNPH1 gene encoding heterogeneous nuclear ribonucleoprotein H isoform X6, encoding MSQAYKWGKELFIEAKSSCEEACAPLDRFAASILSLTADNNSRGKNRPAVMDPCHSEETGPEIPGLATEGETESTLPSGMMLNTEGGEGYVVKVRGLPWSCSADEVQRFFSECKILNGSSGVRFIYTREGRPSGEAFVELETEEDVKLALKKDRETMGHRYVEVFKSNNVEMDWVLKHTGPNSPDTANDGFVRLRGLPFGCSKEEIVQFFSGLEIVPNGITLPVDFQGRSTGEAFVQFASQEIAEKALKKHKERIGHRYIEIFKSSRAEVRTHYDPPRKLMAMRPGPYDRPGVGRGYNSLGRGSGFERMRRGAYGGGMSDHRYGDGSSTFQSTTGHCVHMRGLPYRATENDIYNFFSPLNPVRVHIEIGPDGRVTGEADVEFATHEDAVAAMSKDKANMQHRYVELFLNSTAGGTGGAYGSQMMGAMVKETEGVVQDWNTNTLAGSQSSYGGPANQQLSGGYGGGYGGQSSMSGYGNQSAMNSSYYSSGNRASMGVNGMAGMSNMSNMSGGWGM
- the HNRNPH1 gene encoding heterogeneous nuclear ribonucleoprotein H isoform X7, translating into MDPCHSEETGPEIPGLATEGETESTLPSGMMLNTEGGEGYVVKVRGLPWSCSADEVQRFFSECKILNGSSGVRFIYTREGRPSGEAFVELETEEDVKLALKKDRETMGHRYVEVFKSNNVEMDWVLKHTGPNSPDTANDGFVRLRGLPFGCSKEEIVQFFSGLEIVPNGITLPVDFQGRSTGEAFVQFASQEIAEKALKKHKERIGHRYIEIFKSSRAEVRTHYDPPRKLMAMRPGPYDRPGVGRGYNSLGRGSGFERMRRGAYGGGYGGYDDYNGYNDGYGFGSDRFGREWTLLSTGMSDHRYGDGSSTFQSTTGHCVHMRGLPYRATENDIYNFFSPLNPVRVHIEIGPDGRVTGEADVEFATHEDAVAAMSKDKANMQHRYVELFLNSTAGGTGGAYGSQMMGAMVKETEGVVQDWNTNTLAGSQSSYGGPANQQLSGGYGGGYGGQSSMSGYGNQSAMNSSYYSSGNRASMGVNGMAGMSNMSNMSGGWGM
- the HNRNPH1 gene encoding heterogeneous nuclear ribonucleoprotein H isoform X5, which translates into the protein MMLNTEGGEGYVVKVRGLPWSCSADEVQRFFSECKILNGSSGVRFIYTREGRPSGEAFVELETEEDVKLALKKDRETMGHRYVEVFKSNNVEMDWVLKHTGPNSPDTANDGFVRLRGLPFGCSKEEIVQFFSGLEIVPNGITLPVDFQGRSTGEAFVQFASQEIAEKALKKHKERIGHRYIEIFKSSRAEVRTHYDPPRKLMAMRPGPYDRPGVGRGYNSLGRGSGFERMRRGAYGGGYGGYDDYNGYNDGYGFGSDRFGREWTLLSTGMSDHRYGDGSSTFQSTTGHCVHMRGLPYRATENDIYNFFSPLNPVRVHIEIGPDGRVTGEADVEFATHEDAVAAMSKDKANMQHRYVELFLNSTAGGTGGAYGSQMMGAMVKETEGVVQDWNTNTLAGSQSSYGGPANQQLSGGYGGGYGGQSSMSGYGNQSAMNSSYYSSGNRASMGVNGMAGMSNMSNMSGGWGM